The genomic interval AGGATCGGCCGGCGGCCGAAACGGTCGGACAGGTTTCCGAGGAACGGCGCGAACAGGAACTGCATGCCGGCATAGACAAGCATCAGCCAGCCGCCGTCGATCGCCGCATCGCTGATGCTGCCGCCTGTCAACTGCTCCAGATAGGCCGGCAGCACCGGCATGATGATGGCGATGCCGATAATGTCGAGGAAGAGGATGACGAAGACCAGGAACAAGCCGCGGCGCACGAATTTCGGATCAAGCATGACGCATCTCTACAGCGGTTGTTTCTGAAAAGACGATCTCGTCGCCAGCCATGTGACATAGCCTAGAAAAGGGACCGAAACAATCCGTGAACATTTCACTAGCTTCTGATGAGTTGTACGAGAAATTCAAAAGAGCTTCAACCGACGGGCGCGCTGCCGTTCCAGCGTATCGACAGGCGACGCGGTTCCCTTGCAATCGCCGGGAGGCATTCAGATCAAAGCCAAGGAAACATCGCTCATTGTGCATTCTTACGCACAGGCTGTTCGATGTCGTCCGATTATCGCCCGGATGCGAACGCGGTAAAACGGCATCGATCGCGCCGCTCGGGCGCGGATGCCGGTCGCGCTCGGCGGCGCAATGAAGGAGAAAGAGAATGCAGACCTATCGTTTGGGAAAGACCGGACCCGAAGTCTCGGCCATCGGCCTCGGCTGTATGGGCATGTCAGGCATGTACGGTCCCGCCGACCGTGCAGAGAGTATCGCAACGATCCATGCAGCGCTCGATGCCGGCATCAACCTGCTCGACACCGGCGACTTTTACGGCATGGGCCATAACGAGATGCTGATCGGTGAAGCTTTGAAAGGCCGCAGGCGCGAAGACGCAGTCATCAGCGTCAAGTTCGGCGCGCTCCGTGATCCAGCAAGTGGCTGGAGCGGTATCGATGCCCGCCCCGTCGCCTTGAAGAATTTCCTCGCCTACACGCTGCAGCGGCTCGGCGTCGATTACATCGACATCTATCGCCCGGCCCGCCTGGATCCCAACGTGCCGATCGAGGACACCGTCGGCGCCATAGCCGATCTGGTCAAGGCTGGCTATGTCAGACATATCGGCCTGTCGGAAGTCGGCGCAAACACAATCCGCCGGGCCGCCGCCATCGCCCCGATTGTCGACCTGCAGATCGAATATTCGCTGATCTCGCGCGGGGTCGAGGATCGCATCCTGCCAACCACCCGTGAACTCGGTATTTCGATCACCGCCTACGGCGTGCTCTCGCGCGGTCTGATCAGCGGTCACTGGCAGAAAGACCAGGGCACGTCGGCAGGTGACTTCCGCACCCATAGCCCGCGCTTCCAGGAAGGAAATGTCGAGCGGAACCTCGCTTTGGTGGAAAAGCTGCGCGAGATCGCCGAAGCAAAAGACGTCTCCGTCGCCCAGATCGCCATCGCCTGGGTCGCCGCCAAGGGCAAGGACATCGTTCCGCTCATCGGCGCCCGCCGCCGCGACCGGCTGACCGAGGCACTCGGCTCACGCGCAGTCGAGCTGTCACCTGAAGATTTCGCGGCTATCGAACGCGCCGTGCCGAAGGATGCGGCGGCCGGTGGGCGCTATCCCGAACATATGCTGCAGCATATGGACAGTGAGAAGTAAGCGGCGCGTTCTGCCGTGCAGTCCTCAAACCGGCCCCGAAAACGTATCGCAGGCCGTTAGCTGTCCGCTGTCGAAGCCGCGCTTGAACCACCTGACGCGCTGCGCCGAGGTGCCGTGGTTGAAACTCTCAGGGACCACATAACCCTGCGAGCGCTTCTGCAGCGTATCGTCGCCGATCTGCTGGGCGGCATTCAACGCCTCTTCAAGGTCGCCAGCCTCCAGTATGCCCTTCTGCTGGGTATATTTGCCCCAGATGCCGGCGAAGCAATCGGCCTGCAGCTCGACGCGGACTGACATCTTGTTGGCTTCTTCTTCGCTCATGCGCTGACGGGCCTGGTTGAACTTCGGCAGGATGCCGAGCAGGTTCTGCACGTGGTGGCCGACTTCATGGGAGATGACGTAGGCCTCGGCGAAATCGCCGGATGCGCCGAACCGCTCGGAAAGCTCCTGGAAGAAGGTCGTGTCGAGATAGACCTTACGATCGCCCGGGCAATAGAACGGACCGGTGGCGGCTGAGGCGAAGCCGCAGGCCGACTGCGTCTGGTCGGAGAACAACACGAGACGTGGCTCTTCGTAGGTCTGGCCCCGTGCCTGGAAAATGCCGTTCCAGGTATCCTCGGTCTCGGCAAGTACTGTGCGCATGAAGGCGGTCATCTCGTCATTGGCCGGCGTGCGGGTGTCCGATTGGCTCTGCTCGTAGCCTGGGCCGCTC from Rhizobium lentis carries:
- the ypfJ gene encoding KPN_02809 family neutral zinc metallopeptidase, which produces MEWRGRRQSDNVEDRRGGRTGGGFGRGGGFSFPSGGGVRRAGGGLSIGTIIFLIVIYFIFKLMGVDLLQVLETGGMSSGPGYEQSQSDTRTPANDEMTAFMRTVLAETEDTWNGIFQARGQTYEEPRLVLFSDQTQSACGFASAATGPFYCPGDRKVYLDTTFFQELSERFGASGDFAEAYVISHEVGHHVQNLLGILPKFNQARQRMSEEEANKMSVRVELQADCFAGIWGKYTQQKGILEAGDLEEALNAAQQIGDDTLQKRSQGYVVPESFNHGTSAQRVRWFKRGFDSGQLTACDTFSGPV
- a CDS encoding aldo/keto reductase, which codes for MQTYRLGKTGPEVSAIGLGCMGMSGMYGPADRAESIATIHAALDAGINLLDTGDFYGMGHNEMLIGEALKGRRREDAVISVKFGALRDPASGWSGIDARPVALKNFLAYTLQRLGVDYIDIYRPARLDPNVPIEDTVGAIADLVKAGYVRHIGLSEVGANTIRRAAAIAPIVDLQIEYSLISRGVEDRILPTTRELGISITAYGVLSRGLISGHWQKDQGTSAGDFRTHSPRFQEGNVERNLALVEKLREIAEAKDVSVAQIAIAWVAAKGKDIVPLIGARRRDRLTEALGSRAVELSPEDFAAIERAVPKDAAAGGRYPEHMLQHMDSEK